Within the Monomorium pharaonis isolate MP-MQ-018 unplaced genomic scaffold, ASM1337386v2 scaffold_232, whole genome shotgun sequence genome, the region tttctttgtgcgttgatgtaagtttaattttaagtatgaacttaggtttatggagcacttaacgtaacgtaacgtgttacgaaaaagcttgtgcggtggcttTTACATCAACGTGTTGTCAAcaaatagatgttgtcagaaggataaaacatgtatagttaacttatatttttataaataaatatgaagttttaccatttttttatattttttactatttttataatgcgcgcaaaatagtatgtagactaacttattaaaaaatctgtttttgctctgtttgtataaaataaaaaaattttttaaatgtcattttttataatcttttagttattaatatgccacattgtttccataagtgtattttttttgttctgacgttttaatctacgtttcttaaagatttaatttacacttttgtcactcttttgttacattataattaactttccctttacacttgatttatgctccattaattgtagagataaaaaagatatgatgggatattatttggatgtaataggatatcgtaagatattaatgaatatcttacaatatcttataatattttaagatattttttgggatatcgaaatatattaataagatatcatatgatatcttaagatattttacgatattttaagatatttttgtaggatatcccgggagctactcattgagatatccgtgggattgccttcgtctgtctgggataatttgggatatcctcaggataaagtgtgctgtgtgggttaCGGCCGGCTAGGCCGTTATTTGTTCTCGGAAgtctgtattaaattaaatctctcTGATAAAAGCGTGTGAGACATTAAAGTGGATAGACCTAACCTCCCCGGTGGGCTGGGGCCGGCGGATGGCCACGTGCCATCCCCGCCTTCGCCTCCATATGAAGAGATATCGAACGATCTGAAGAAATTTTGCACacaaatcagtaaaaatatgTCTCAAGAAGAAGTCATGGATATAAGCCCGGTGGAAATAACGTCTGCAAAGAGAGCTCTTTCAACAGAAGGTGAGTCGGACAATCGTCAGCCTCCCCCCAAAAATCAAAAGAAGATCCGAAAGCCCCCTTCCAAGGAGGCTAAGGAACATGAGGCAGCCTCAACTTCATCTGAAATAGTGACCGGCACGCAGTCCAAGGACCTCCCAGTGAAATATGGTGCCTTTACAAAGGCCCCATATGTTTTACACTTTAGACTGCCCTCCTCAAAGACGGACAAGGAAAAGACGAGAAAGAGGACCTCCCTGCTAAAGGTATCAAAAATGCTTGCTAATGCCAACGTCAAATTTTTGAATCTAAGAAACTATTCGTTCGACATGTGGGTGGCTACTTTTCCCACGAAAACGGCAGCTAATGCAGTACtctctaataaatatataaaagatgcaGGCTTTGCTGTTTTTATTCCGGCATACAAGCTAACACGCAAGATGGTCATCAGAAATATTCCTATAGAATTTTCTctagaagaaataaagaaggCAATAGAGGAGGAAAACTCCGACATTatgatacataatatttttagattaaagaAGAAGGATCGCACCACTGCCCTATGGACCGACTCAGAAAATATATGTGTGCAAAAAATGGGGGAGGACATCCCAGAGAGCCTCCTTATCATGCGCACAATAAACACAGTCACACCCTACATCTCATCGGTCAGACTATGTTATAAATGTGGCTATTTTGGTCACATTAGCAAATACTGCGAAAGGAATCCAAGATGTCTTCAATGTGGAGAGAGTGATCACCAAAGCTCAAAGGATCAGCCGTgccaaaaggaaaaaaaatgcataaactGCTCCGGTTCTCATTCAACCACAGATAGAGAGTGCCCTCTTTACGTTAGAAACGCTGAAATAGCAAGAGTGATGGCTTATGATAATCTCTTTGAGGCCAAAACTCTGGTTATCAGGCAAGAAAAGAAGACACCTGTAATAACACCGCCGAAAACAATCAAGAATTTTCCCCTTCTCCCACAAAAGAAGGGAGTGTCTTTGGTCGACAATCCGGCTATGTTCCAGTCATCAGTCAAGAGCGATCGGTTATGGACACAATTATTCACCCATTGCGCGGCAGAGGTTAAGGCTAGAGCGTACCGCCTGCTGGACTGGCTGCTGGAATTAGAAGAAATTGATGACCTATTTGACAGGATGGAGAAGACTTTGGAAAACCACAAGATAGTAGTGGAACACACAAAACAAAAAGTTAGgcaataatcttaaatataatttgaatacataaggaaaaaggagaaagagagagaggaaggaaaggaattttctcttttctttctctctatatatCTTGTTCAGAGAACTTaaagaagaattttatatatatatatcttttttttcttttttccctttctttctctcccctcccctttatcttttatttatatttttttcttttctcttttctttttcttccttctctttttcttctttatcttttttttattttgttttcattcctttttcatattttttatttattttattttttatatttttatttttattaggatATACCAATCCCTGCTTTTGTTACAAAACTCACATAATTTAAATCCTAACCATAATGGCTTACGGCAGAATATCTAATTCGGATAACTgcaataactttaattttattcaatggaACGCAAAATCTCTATTACATAGGTTCCACGATATGGAAAAGCAGAGCACAATTTATAAggcattttgttatttcagAGACTTGGCTAACTAATCAAAATACTTTCCTCTTGAGAGGATTTGACATAATTAGGAAGGACAGAGAGAACAGAAAAGGCGGCGGAGTGGCGATAATTGTGTCTCACTCTCTTAAGTATCGAGCCATCCAGATACCATACGATTGCTTAGGCAAGATAGAGGTTTGTGCGGCGGAAATTTTTCTTGTCGGTGAGTCTTTAATACTAATAGCATGTTACCGCCCTCCTAATTTAGGAGTTATTACAGATGACGAATGGAGtagatttattaatcaatttggAAACCATATTTTGGTTATTTTTGCCGGAGATTTTAATGCTCACAATGGGCATTGGGGCTTGAATTATTCATGCCCAAACGGTAGAAATTTATGATCGGCTATTGAGGATTCGGATTTTGCACTGGTTGGGGATGGTTCTCCAACTTTTTGTGGTGACGCTATTAGAAGCCCTTCTACTATCGACCTCACTATTTGTCATGTATCTATGCTACCTAAAATCTAAAGAACGGTCCTCCCAGACGCATGGGGTAGCGATCATTTCCCGATCTGTGTCGAAACATTCTATTCCcaaaatatagcaaaaaacCGATGAAAAGGCCCCCACTATATAATAAGTCAACCAACTggaaaaatttccaaataattatGGATGCTGATGTCAAAAATCTTATTACAGACCAAGAAAATGATGTTCTTAGTATATACACTAAGCATATACACAACTTTTGTGGCCTCAATCGAAAAGGCTGTAAAGGAAGCATCAGCCCCGCTTAAGGACCGCCTTTCCATAGGCCCTCCTCCGTGCTTATGGTGGTCAAGAGAATGCGACAATCTCGTCAATGATAGAAAACTGGCATGGCACAGATTTAACATCACGAGAAATTACGAAGATTTTGAGCGCTACAAACAGCAATGTGGCATTAACGAAAAAAGGACTGCGcagaattaaatatgaaaagtttaaagaattcaatgaatcaattaaaaaagacaCCAGCCCAACATTTATCTGGAacactgttaaaaaatttgattcaaGATGGAACCGTATTGAAAACAGTCAGTCAATATCCGAAGATAAGATTGAAACAATCTCCAAACAAATAGACGAACTCTTTCCCCCTTGGTCCCTCCCCCCACGCCAGATCTTATGTCTCCAGGATCAGATAACTTTATGGACCTTCCTTTTACTCACGAGGAACTAACTTGGGCTATAGAGTCAGTTAACGTGGAATCGAGTCCAGGTATCGATAGAAttgattacaaaattattaaaaatttctcccGATGGGCAGATCGGTTTCttcttagaatttttaatctgATTTTAGAAAAGGTCTTTTTCCAGAAGAATGGAGGAAATATCTAGTTTGCTTCATTCCTAAAACAGGCAAAAACAAGTTCCGCCCAATTTCGTTGTCATCGTACCTAGGAAAGATAATGGAAAGAATGATTACCAATCGTCTTCTTTGGTGGTTGGAAGTCAATAACGTTCTCCCGTCCTCACAATTTGGCTTCCGTAAGCAAAAATCCTGTATGGATAATTTGTCAATTCTTTACGCTGATATTATTGGGGGTTTTGAAGAAAAGAGGAATGTTCCTGCGGTTTTCCTAGACATCAAGGCCGCCTATGACAACGTTCTACcgaatatattaatcaataatttactGGAAATAGGTATTCCTCCTCTTACTcgtcaatttatatttaatttaacatcttTTAGGCGTGTATCTTGTCGATTTCAGGAATTAGACGTCAAAAGATATGCATATAAAGGCCTTCCGCAAGGAAGTGTCTTAAGTCCTATTCTATACACACTGTATGTCCAAGATTTGGATAGATATTGCCAGaaggaaattaatattttacaatatgcCGACGATGTCTGTCTCTACTCCTCCCAATTCTCGGAGAACGGAGGAATCAGGGCCCTTGAGGCTTCAggcaaaagaattaatatatccTGTCACAttccacacagcacactttatcctaggaATGTCCCTaggatgtcattttgggatatcgcaatatcgttggatatccgtggaccgtctgcgatatccaagggatatccaagggatgcacaaatatccaccgatttgacatcctgcagatatctcaaacgatatctagaggatgtccaagggatttcctgagatatcgtaatataccctagtaaaaaaatttgttagaattaaaaaaattattttcaggatttctgataaatattccaatttttataagaattgaaacatttctcggaaaaactttaaaaataaaaaattgtgattaatttagaaaatttttgaatatttctaagtatttttgagagtttctaagaattgaaaaaaacttgaacaaaaaataaaaaattctaattatttttacggtaatcttgtaaaaggaagaagactataacaacatgtttcagccaagccacagtcgtacccgttaaagcatgtttaatctctatatctgaaaaaacggtcacccatctaagtgtcaaccatcgccgacgttgcttgacttcgaagaccgtacgcatcctaacgccacgtgataatccatgaacacttcttgtctatgcatacatatttgttatgcatacatatcattacaatagatgttatcagaaggatgaaatatgtatagttaaattatatttttatgaataaatatgaagttttagttttttattcatttttacatatgcgtgcaaaatagcatgtggaataacttattaaaaagtttgtttttgctctgtttgtataaaatcaaaaaaattttttaatgtcattttttataattttttagtattattaatatataccacattatttcgataagtgtactttctttatgttctgttttaatttacgtttcttagagatttaattaacgcttttgtcactcgtttattatattataattcacttttcttttacacttgatttacgctctattaattgtagagataaaggATATGATGGAACCCAGCAAACaccaaatataaatgcaatataacgTGAGAGTAACATGTAATATAACAGACGTtacactttatttatattatagttacgAAACTTTACTACATATATGTGATGTAACAAAGTTATGAagctataatattactttgttaTTTGTATGTTACAATAACCGGACAGTGATGTAACCACAATGTTGCGTGGTTACACAACAATTGTTTtacttatgttatataaatattataaaatttgaattttgtgaGACTCTAACCTCAATCGCACAACGTACATCTCGTGCATTAGGCGCGCTTTCCCCTAGTGGATGCTATAATGACGAAAGAGAGACGTTGTTTTTCTTGCAACTTGACTTTAATCAGGTAAtcctttatgttttttaagtcaacatttattaaagattatataaaaaggtgtagaaaatgttgctgcatttaattaacatatattaattttcttatatataatatacatcatAGATAACTTGTTATAATCTTTCCTACATGTTTTGTAGGTTATGTTTAGTCAGCAACAACAATATagatttataagttataaccgcctttatatattttttatttttgatattacatgTTAATTCGATGCAACATGTATTGTGGAATTGACGGTACattgataattatacaatttagatCCATCAtacaatttcgataaaattgtatacgCTGCTTATTCGATGCATTTTTGCacaaaatgaacaaaaaagtatGGCAGATAAAAGTTCTACTCTATCTTGCgaagcaataaatttatcgttaaaGTTAAAACTAACAGATATGTATATTATCAAATCTATTATTGACAAAATGTATAGCGATATGTTTCTTGTTTTGATCTGCAcaactacatatttttatatttaaataatgtatttcttaagtaaatttaaagataatttattattcgggCTGCtagttttacatacatttctgCAAAAGTCACATAGCATATGTGTAAatcatacaatatataaaggcagttataaacttataaatataatttataaagacgtatcatattaaaactaattttatattacaggaTTCTGCCAATTATTCCTACATCATTCGGACAACTgttcttcttaaaatttaaaagaacgtAAAGAATAACTGAAGTTTATAAAAGTTGAAGAAATTTTCACAAGGATTAGAACaggtaagaataaattatagccattatatgtttttagaataaaaccCAGCAAATTAGAGATAGGAATAATCAAATGTTCCTTCTCAAGTTCCACTTTTGTGCACATTTCCAGAATAATCATACGCACATTCACTGgtcattcttaaattattctataaataaaaatatcttattttgtcT harbors:
- the LOC118648143 gene encoding uncharacterized protein LOC118648143, coding for MSQEEVMDISPVEITSAKRALSTEGESDNRQPPPKNQKKIRKPPSKEAKEHEAASTSSEIVTGTQSKDLPVKYGAFTKAPYVLHFRLPSSKTDKEKTRKRTSLLKVSKMLANANVKFLNLRNYSFDMWVATFPTKTAANAVLSNKYIKDAGFAVFIPAYKLTRKMVIRNIPIEFSLEEIKKAIEEENSDIMIHNIFRLKKKDRTTALWTDSENICVQKMGEDIPESLLIMRTINTVTPYISSVRLCYKCGYFGHISKYCERNPRCLQCGESDHQSSKDQPCQKEKKCINCSGSHSTTDRECPLYVRNAEIARVMAYDNLFEAKTLVIRQEKKTPVITPPKTIKNFPLLPQKKGVSLVDNPAMFQSSVKSDRLWTQLFTHCAAEVKARAYRLLDWLLELEEIDDLFDRMEKTLENHKIVVEHTKQKRLG